In the genome of Carassius auratus strain Wakin unplaced genomic scaffold, ASM336829v1 scaf_tig00214584, whole genome shotgun sequence, one region contains:
- the LOC113092426 gene encoding uncharacterized protein LOC113092426: MRHHLLEPQEILFWHPRTGTFVRVSFSERWRAERPRLVNTAAAKESVATHICQQCWSSPAVIRCSDCRPHPFFCAECDISMHTRHVLHNRDAMTAGFFQPLPPTTVVVDKALSQCVRLVPVEMPDKICGCSPESLRVSPGKTVAVVTMNGRYDLSMPELFCEACQATWTAAVADLNSSDYWPATLQFATIYTTDIFFSFEEMKMVAPGLSCQAFLRMLDQRTVRFGRI; the protein is encoded by the exons ATGAGGCATCACCTCTTGGAACCCCAAGAGATCCTCTTCTGGCATCCTCGAACTGGGACATTCGTCAGAGTCTCTTTTTCAGAGAGGTGGAGGGCAGAGAGACCCCGTCTGGTAAACACGGCTGCAGCAAAAGAAAGTGTGGCAACACACATCTGCCAGCAGTGTTGGAGCAGTCCAGCAGTTATCCGGTGCAGTGACTGTCGACCACACCCCTTCTTCTGTGCTGAATGTGACATCAGCATGCACACCAGACATGTCCTCCACAATAGAGATGCCATGACTGCTGGCTTCTTCCAGCCATTGCCTCCAACAACTGTCGTGGTCGATAAGGCTCTTTCCCAATGTG TGCGGCTTGTACCTGTGGAAATGCCTGACAAAATCTGTGGTTGTTCACCAGAGTCATTGAGGGTCAGTCCAGGAAAGACTGTTGCTGTGGTCACAATGAATG GACGATATGATCTAAGCATGCCCGAGTTATTTTGTGAGGCATGCCAAGCCACTTGGACTGCTGCAGTGGCCGACCTTAACAGCAGTGACTACTGGCCGGCAACTCTTCAGTTTGCCACAATTTATACTACCgatatatttttctcatttgaGGAAATGAAGATGGTGGCACCAGGACTGTCCTGTCAAGCATTTTTAAGAATGCTGGATCAGCGAACTGTTCGCTTTGGTCGT